The sequence ACAATGTCCATCACCGGGTCAATTTGCTTGCATATCCTCATCTTCAAAAATACGTGGATAAAGCAGCAAATGTTAATGGTTCAAAAGTGTATGCTCTAGTGATACGTATAAATTATCGTACGGGTACAATGTGATAAGCTGCGCAAAATAAcaattacaaaaaaacaaattgctgaaatttaaaatgtattatgtacGAATACGCGAATATTGCAAGAATGGCAAATGTAATATTTGAAGTAAAGGGgaaagataaataaaatatggaaaGGGAGGTAAAGGAGGGGCAATgcatgggaaaaaaaaagaaaagaaaaagctgccatatacatatacatatatatatattatgaatatgtacatgtagaAGGATTCATTTGAATAATTGTATAATGTAGAAATATCGCAAAAATgcgtatatttttaactatCTCCCTAAAGCgatcataaatatatgcatatacctTTATACATAAtcatttatacttttatatatacaagtataCATACAGGCATGTAAACGCAATCTTTATAATTGTGCTGACTGAAAAAAATTCTTGCGTAAAAACGGTAATTGGCCAATCGTATTTGGCTGAACATGAAcgataaatattaaaaaagctttaaaaaaaagcataaaaaaggaaaaccataaacaaaatataccataattaaattcttttaatataactACTTGCGCACGCGTTAAGTGTAGCAGCGTTTTAAGCACTTAATTCGACAAAAATTATGAGCATGTAGTGGCATTAATTTTAGGCGAGGCTCCTAAATTGTCGCTTCTCTTGATGTTGCacttgaatattttttttttatttttcgttttgAGTATTTATTAAAGAACAAACCTTTGAGAGCAATAAAACAACAATGGACTCATaaggagagaaaaaaaaaagaaaagaaatataaaggtatacgtgtgtacatataattatttacaaatacaTGTGGGcacgtatatatatccataaaatttacatttatactgataaaagaagaatgtttctttctttttctttctttcttttttttttttttttttgctgcaACTGAAAGGCTTGttttaaacttaaaaaaattgtttatgcTAACAAATCTTGTGAAGGTACACAATAATTGttcatacgtatatatgtttatttataaggtaaatacatatatgtgcaaGCCCATATGGTACACtttgtaagaaaaaaaaaaaaaaaaaaaatttcaaaggGATACCTTCAAACTACAAAAAAAtcaaagtaaaataaatgacaATGTTGCACAAATAacgcataattttttaatgcaaAAATTTTGATAAGAAATATACACATCCTGCAgggtaaaaaataaattcaacaTGTGAAGCGAATAAATTACAACACtttgaataaaaattcttggagagacaaaaaaaaaaaaaaaattcaagaaCTTAACTGATGCTGCACATTGTATTTTATCAGAGTCCTATGAAGTAAGggaggaaatttttttttatttaagcaCCAGATATACTtgaaatttttcaaaaatatgtgCAAAACATCAATAAATCTTTTGCTGTGCAGTTCTTCACACACATTGTCAATAACATATGCCATAAATTTGTACAAGTAATATTGATCTGCGAATTTGTTACAACAATTATGATTATGAAATGCGTTATTAAAGTAAGAAATGTAggatgaaattattttttttatatacatatacaaaacaaatttttcatttttctggTTTATTGAATGTAAACAATTGCTAATGTACgtataacaaaatatgttatttgcGCACTGCTCTTTacaattattactattactatcattattattaccaccATCATTACCATTACCATTATCATTATCGTTACCATTaccattatcattatcatgatttattttttgtttttccatcACGTCTTCACGTATTTCCATGTAACACAAATAGCAACAGTTTACTTCTTCCTTAACatgattttctttttttatttttctattaattatGCTGTCGAATATATTTGTCtgtattattacattttcattaatgCATTTTTTGCTCATATCGTCCAAACGAatattgttttcttttttcttctttactATAATATTTGGGAAGAaatcataaattttaaaatttttcgtaatttttatcttctttGGAATGGTAGCGGCATTAGAGGCGCGTTTTCTCTTCACCAAAGTgcaatttttcttttgaataTTTCTATGTGCACAATtttcaaatgaaaaaggaataGGAGGCTTCCTACCATTAGctattttgttattcttCTCATTATCACCTCTTTGTATGgatgtatttaaaaagtagCTCAagatatttcttatatttctaAAGCTGTTAATGTAGCTCTTTTCATCTGGTTTGCAACTAATTCGTAcctttcttgtttttttatttatactcctacttattgatttttttttgtttatgtttCCACTGTTATTCTTCTTACTGACAATATGGTTCATTAGATTGTTGGGCTTTCTCATCGTTCCTTTTTTAACTTCCTCTCCCCCTTGTTTTCTCTCCTCCGTAATATGGGCATTATCAtgacattttttatttttccttatgatgctttcttttttctcttcccCTTTCCTTTCCCCTTTCCCTTGTTCTTTCTTTTCCTCTTCCCTTGCCAACCCATTTACACATCTCGTCCCACTTCCCACCACCTCACTTTCTTGCATACTCACTTTACCCCCTTTAGTGCTCACattaaaatagtataaaataCTTTTCTTACTATGATTACAATGTGTATCGTGATTTATTACATCCGAACAAACAATTTGAACACCTCTTAACTCAGCTAAATTATTTGCTAACACATCAAAactgtatataattttaaaaaagtatacaaaaaaacaatttgTGTAATGacttaatttaattttagtaCTTATTCTAATAACCTTTCCTCTTCCTAAATATTTGATAGgatttacattttcattttcttctttaatgaaaaaatgaacgcTTAAACTTTTCGCCTTGaggttttttatttttaagcgtatatataattgtttggtcataaaatatataagataataaaaatcatttattttttgaaatcgAACTCCATAATTTACACTAATATTTatacttcttttttcatcaaacttgtctacattttttttttcattttttaccaCTTCCATTTTATTACTATCTAATGATGATGAATTTGGTTCCGTGTGAGCAggaaagtaatatatattaaaataaataaaatctccacttaaataatttaattttttcaaaatctCTAAGTAATattcattctttttataaaaaaaaaaatatttacttatcGGATGTGTAACCCTTTCAAAAAAGGTATTTATGATATCTTCtaaattatctttatttaattgaataaatttatcaaaaattaaGTCAACCTCTTTTTCCACTTTTCCCCTAATAGCATTTAAGAAGTAGTTATTTTCTTCCTCAGTATATCGCTCATTTGCCTCATTTGCCTCATTTGCATTTGATAAAATTTCTTTCCTTTCTTCTTCAAAAAGGATATATtcttcaaataatttttcaattctTGCATAGTTAAGCAACTCGCTTGTGTGCTCATAATTATTCTGCTTGTTATTTGCTTCATCTTCCCCTTCTTCTGATGCTCTTGGCAGAATTTCCACATCTGATATTGCTCCCCCCTGGGTGTCCCCTCCTGGTGtgcttttattaaaaaagtcgGGATGGAAACCACTGTCGAGATTGTATGCCCACTTCTTCTTCCGCTTCTGCTCCCTCCCAATGAATATGCTCAAGTGATGGTAGAAATCGAAAAAGAGAAAGCgctttttacaaaattttaggGCTTTTCTCGATAAACCCAAGTCACTAGAAATTCCCATGGAGACAGTCAAATTTGTTAAGTTATAAATATCATCAGATATTTGTTtagaaataagaaaaatgtcTTGctcattttcataaaataattgaagTATAGACTCATCTACAGATAGTACTCGAACATttttagaataatttattagtaCTAATAGAAACAGAAAACTactctttaatatatttgtaaaatcgtattttataaaatgaatattattcTTGTGCACTTTTGTTACTTCTCCTTTTATCATGCCCTTAAAAATTCGATTCTTCTTTCCCCAATAATTTGTAGCACTTATTATTCCATAactttcctctttttttaaactatGACATACGCATAAAATTTCGCTCACCAAATTCTCTTTCTTgcaattcaaaaaatttgcaCTTTTTAGACTTgcattcaaaaaataattatcaaaATCGATGTATAAATAAACGAATTTCCTGCTATCCTTTTCCTTAATATcttcaaaattaaaaaatactcTAGATATGTAATTCCAGTTACCTAAAATGTATAGTCGAGAGTTATAGAAGTAATCGTGTACACTGTCTATGAGTTTTTCCGATGGTATGTTTTCCCTATGAATGGCATGTAGACTATCTTGATGATTGCTctcacttttatttttctcctctacattcatttcatttttgtctCTCGGTAGAGGATTCATCATGCTTTTGCTACCaccactactactactactaccatagtttcttctcttttttaaagcaatgtcgaaaaaaaaatgaattatatcattttcccaaacattttgtatatttatatttagcTCACTTTTGTGTTTAATCCATTTGATTTCTTCCTCACTTAAATGatctaatattttatatgttttgcaaaattcttcaaaattgtttttatttatatgtaaatttgcGGACACGTTTGTAAAAACATTTTCCTTCAATTCTTTGTCTAGATAATATTTCTGTaaccttttaaaatattcagtGGAGTTGTATACGatgtacttttttaaattttcatagttcatttgcatatttaatatttgtaaatgttTGTTATTTTGCACATAATTATTTCTTGTCTTTTTAAGCTCGTTGCTCAGTATTCCTACGGTTGTGCCGCTTGAAGTTATGGCGCTTGAAGCTACGCCACTTGCAACTGTTCCACGTGCAGTTATGCCACTATCGAGTGTGTCCTTTCCcgaataaataataacatgaTTGCTCGCACTAGTCCAACTGTTCACTGAACTATCACAGTTAACGCTACTTTTACACTTAGAATAGCCATTCATTTCGTTATACTGATGCACATAATTATCATCAATTAGCCGTTCTTTACATATTGAATCTATCGTACTGCTGCTCCTCTCGCAAGGGGTCGAAGAGGGACTACTGCTTTGCGTCTGTTCCGTTTGTTCCTTTTGACCTTGCGCAGTTATGTGTTCACTGCATTGGTTTTTTTCTTCCCCTATTTGCACTTTCCTCTCATTGCTCCTCCTACccttaaatgaaaaatactcTGTTATTTGATGCGAATTATAACGCAATAGGGACGGTATGTACGACTGCTCAGGCAAACGGGCCCTAAAAGTAACACAAtcgaatatatatttgtctaCAACTATAAACACTTTGGACCTTTTCACTGCCTTTTTATAgtccatatattttttagaacCTAGTGCCATGTTGTTACTGATGATATGTGTGACCTTACTTGTTAATGCATTATGTATAATTCCTCCATTTTGTactattaaaatttctaactgctcttttttgttaatataagAAGCATGTATATTTCGTTTACAAGAAGAAACGTCTTGATaacttttcataaaattatcaaaattgTTGTTACATGTATTActatttattgtatttgtTTCGTTATATGTGCTTTTAATAGGTGTCTTATTCATTATTTCCTCCTCCTTATTCgtgttattctttttatatatactccaataatatattttttcatgatCGCTTTTCTCATAGTCATAACAAGTGCTTGATCTATCCTGACTCTTCATAGGAGTACAATATCTATCAATAGTTTTGTCATTAgcatcatttatataaaaatttgattCATTAGAATAATCTGTTTGTTTTTGTTCACTCGGATGGATTACCGTCTCTTGCATGCTACTCATATCATCACATAACTctaatgatgatgatgagtTATATAGAGAAAATAAACTTACAAAATCATCAATGTAAAAATTACAGTTCATAAATAACAATGAACCTTTTTTTGTACTGTCATAACTTTCGCCTATTTctgcattatattttttgttataggATAAGGGGATTTTCTCCtcttttttcatcatatattttttaaaactccTCGAACCGCCATATTCGATGTCCATTTTTGAGGGTACCCGGGGGCCATTTTACCAAAAAACGAAACGGAACAAAACCAGAGTAAACTAGAGTAAACTAAACTAAAAGAAATAGTAGTCACCAAGTTGGAAACTTGTGTATATACGTACTAATCATATGCATACGAACGTATGCAaagaaggggaaaaaaacGAAGAAACGAAAGAGTGAAAGAGTGAAAGAGTGAAAAAACGAATGAGCGAAgcaactaaaaaaaaaaaaaacagccAGAATACTATATTTCTTATCATGttacatgtttatataaataaaaatgaaaaaaactaAATGGTCTTCATTTTGTCATAAATttgagagaaaaaaaaaaaagtaaatttagccttattaaaaaaaaaaaaattagcagaattttattacaaaaaaaattattttaaaataacaaatataacatttaacATGCTagttaaaatgatatataaaatgacaGAAATAATATgccatattaaaaaaaaaagaaaaaaaaaaaaattttcaaggactatatataatttttttatattttaattaa comes from Plasmodium malariae genome assembly, chromosome: 7 and encodes:
- the PmUG01_07022100 gene encoding DNA repair protein REV1, putative, yielding MDIEYGGSRSFKKYMMKKEEKIPLSYNKKYNAEIGESYDSTKKGSLLFMNCNFYIDDFVSLFSLYNSSSSLELCDDMSSMQETVIHPSEQKQTDYSNESNFYINDANDKTIDRYCTPMKSQDRSSTCYDYEKSDHEKIYYWSIYKKNNTNKEEEIMNKTPIKSTYNETNTINSNTCNNNFDNFMKSYQDVSSCKRNIHASYINKKEQLEILIVQNGGIIHNALTSKVTHIISNNMALGSKKYMDYKKAVKRSKVFIVVDKYIFDCVTFRARLPEQSYIPSLLRYNSHQITEYFSFKGRRSNERKVQIGEEKNQCSEHITAQGQKEQTEQTQSSSPSSTPCERSSSTIDSICKERLIDDNYVHQYNEMNGYSKCKSSVNCDSSVNSWTSASNHVIIYSGKDTLDSGITARGTVASGVASSAITSSGTTVGILSNELKKTRNNYVQNNKHLQILNMQMNYENLKKYIVYNSTEYFKRLQKYYLDKELKENVFTNVSANLHINKNNFEEFCKTYKILDHLSEEEIKWIKHKSELNINIQNVWENDIIHFFFDIALKKRRNYGSSSSSGGSKSMMNPLPRDKNEMNVEEKNKSESNHQDSLHAIHRENIPSEKLIDSVHDYFYNSRLYILGNWNYISRVFFNFEDIKEKDSRKFVYLYIDFDNYFLNASLKSANFLNCKKENLVSEILCVCHSLKKEESYGIISATNYWGKKNRIFKGMIKGEVTKVHKNNIHFIKYDFTNILKSSFLFLLVLINYSKNVRVLSVDESILQLFYENEQDIFLISKQISDDIYNLTNLTVSMGISSDLGLSRKALKFCKKRFLFFDFYHHLSIFIGREQKRKKKWAYNLDSGFHPDFFNKSTPGGDTQGGAISDVEILPRASEEGEDEANNKQNNYEHTSELLNYARIEKLFEEYILFEEERKEILSNANEANEANERYTEEENNYFLNAIRGKVEKEVDLIFDKFIQLNKDNLEDIINTFFERVTHPISKYFFFYKKNEYYLEILKKLNYLSGDFIYFNIYYFPAHTEPNSSSLDSNKMEVVKNEKKNVDKFDEKRSINISVNYGVRFQKINDFYYLIYFMTKQLYIRLKIKNLKAKSLSVHFFIKEENENVNPIKYLGRGKVIRISTKIKLSHYTNCFFVYFFKIIYSFDVLANNLAELRGVQIVCSDVINHDTHCNHSKKSILYYFNVSTKGGKVSMQESEVVGSGTRCVNGLAREEEKKEQGKGERKGEEKKESIIRKNKKCHDNAHITEERKQGGEEVKKGTMRKPNNLMNHIVSKKNNSGNINKKKSISRSINKKTRKVRISCKPDEKSYINSFRNIRNILSYFLNTSIQRGDNEKNNKIANGRKPPIPFSFENCAHRNIQKKNCTLVKRKRASNAATIPKKIKITKNFKIYDFFPNIIVKKKKENNIRLDDMSKKCINENVIIQTNIFDSIINRKIKKENHVKEEVNCCYLCYMEIREDVMEKQKINHDNDNGNGNDNDNGNGNDGGNNNDSNSNNCKEQCANNIFCYTYISNCLHSINQKNEKFVLYMYIKKIISSYISYFNNAFHNHNCCNKFADQYYLYKFMAYVIDNVCEELHSKRFIDVLHIFLKNFKYIWCLNKKKFPPLLHRTLIKYNVQHQLSS